The Methanobacterium spitsbergense nucleotide sequence ATATATCTTCCTTAGAGGGTATATCTTCGATAGATTCATTTTTAATCCCATGTTTAAGATGCATATCTGGTAAAATAATATCATATTCTTTATAAAATGTCCTAATTGTCGTTATTATTGTACTAATATTAATTTTACTATAATTTTTAGTTTCCAAATATGATTTAAAATTTAATAAATATTTTTTGATAGATCTATTACGCATCCTAATGGCCTTATCTTCATCCCTTTCTGCTTCGTCTATAATCTCTGTTGGAGTTTTATTTAGAAATTCACAGTATATCACAAGGTGTCTATGATATTTTTTAATTGTACTTTCTTTTAATCCCCTGTTTTGAATAAAGGATTTAAATAGTAGATCATCATATAATTGCATGGTTGGTGTTTTATTAGTTTTAGTATAAATATAAATTTTATATTGAAACACGAAAAATGAAACCTTGCACTAAATTGTGAACTGTGTTTATTAAGCAGTTTACAATATAAAAGAGGTTAGGAATTAGCTTTAAGGAGAGTTCAAATGACATGTAACGTATTAGTTGGAGGAGGATGGGGGGATGAAGGTAAAGGTAAATGCATTACCTACCTCTGTTTCAACGATAAACCAGATATCATAGCAAGAGCGGGTGTAGGGCCAAATGCAGGCCACTCTGTTGAATTTAATGGCGAGAAATATGGATTAAGAATGATCCCATCAGGGTTTGTGCACACAGGTGCTAGACTTCTTATTGGGGCGGGAGTACTTGTGGATCCTGAAGTATTCCACTATGAACTCAACTATCTTAATAAATACAATGTAAAAGAAAGAACTTTTGCAGACTTCAGATCTGCGATAATAGAACCAAAGCACAAGGAACAGGATAGGGCATCAGACTATCTTTCAAAGAAAATAGGAAGTACAGGAAGTGGATGCGGACCTGCAAATTCAGACAGAGTCATGAGAGTTGCAAAACTCGCAGGCGATATACCTGAAATGAAAGGTTATACAGCAGATGTTCCAACAGAAGTTAATGAAGCACTCGACGAAGGCAAAGAGGTTTTTATAGAGGGTTCACAGGGATTCGGATTATCACTTTACTATGGTACATACCCATACGTTACAAGTAAAGATACAACAGCAAG carries:
- a CDS encoding adenylosuccinate synthetase, which produces MTCNVLVGGGWGDEGKGKCITYLCFNDKPDIIARAGVGPNAGHSVEFNGEKYGLRMIPSGFVHTGARLLIGAGVLVDPEVFHYELNYLNKYNVKERTFADFRSAIIEPKHKEQDRASDYLSKKIGSTGSGCGPANSDRVMRVAKLAGDIPEMKGYTADVPTEVNEALDEGKEVFIEGSQGFGLSLYYGTYPYVTSKDTTASTFAADVGVGPTRVDDVIVVFKSYITRVGKGPFKTEISQKEAESLDIEEYGTVTGRRRRVGMFDMDLAKESCMINGATQIALTCVDRIFPNCERVKDYSQLSQEVKNFVAEIEGETGVPVTIISTGPDLVDTIDLRDELL